Part of the Acomys russatus chromosome 19, mAcoRus1.1, whole genome shotgun sequence genome, TGGGGTCGAGCAAGGATGGGGTCTGCACACTGCGCTTCTCAGGGAGCCGCCGTGAAGAAAGAAGTTGTGCAGAGACACTGCGCATGACCCAGAGCACGTCTGGGGAAAATGGAGGAGCCGATGGGAGGCAGCTAACCGGACTATCTCTGCTCTCCTGGACGTCTGAGGCCATCCCCCCCGACCCCCGGCCCCGTCGAGGGTCGCTGGAGAGCGCCGTAGAGAGGGGCAGCGGCAAGGACATGAGGAGCATTCAATCCTCCCTGCCCAAGGCTGGCATCGGGGCTGGAGGCGATCTGCGACGCTGAAGGTTGCGAGTGGGGCGCCACCGCCGGAGGGCAGCTCGATGGCCAGGGAGGAGTGCAAGGCGCTGCTGGACGCTCTCAATAAGACCACGGCTTGCTACCATCACCTGGTGCTGACTGTGGGCGGCTCCGCGGACACGCAGGACCTACGCGAGGAGCTACAGAAGACCCGCCAGAAAGCGCGCGAGCTGGCCGTGGCCACCGGCGCCCGGTTGACCGTCGCGCTGCGCGACCGGAGCTTAGCTACCGAGGAGCGCGCGGAGTTTGAGCGGCTCTGGGTGGCCTTTTCGGGCTGCCTGGACCTGCTCGAGGCCGACATGCAGCGCGCCCTGGCTCTGGGAGCTTCCTTCCCACTGCACGCGCCGCGCCGGCCGCTCGTGCGCACAGGGGTGGCGGGCGGCTCCTCCGCGGTAGCCGCGCGCGCCCTGAGCGCCCGCAGCCTGCGGCACGAAGCCGAGGGAGACTTCGACGTCGCCGATCTGCCCCAGTTGGAGCGCGAAGTCCTCCAGGTGGCCGAGATGATCGACGACATGGAAATGAAAGTCAACGTTCCCCGCTGGACTGTACAGGCACGGCAGGCAGCGGGCGCGGAACTCCTGTCCGGTGCCAGTGCCGGTGCGTCCTCCGCCGGAGGCATATCAGTGGAGGAGCGCGCTGGACTCTGCGACCCTAGCAAGGCCCTGGCCGCCACCGTTTTCAGCGCCGTGCTGC contains:
- the Rgs9bp gene encoding regulator of G-protein signaling 9-binding protein yields the protein MAREECKALLDALNKTTACYHHLVLTVGGSADTQDLREELQKTRQKARELAVATGARLTVALRDRSLATEERAEFERLWVAFSGCLDLLEADMQRALALGASFPLHAPRRPLVRTGVAGGSSAVAARALSARSLRHEAEGDFDVADLPQLEREVLQVAEMIDDMEMKVNVPRWTVQARQAAGAELLSGASAGASSAGGISVEERAGLCDPSKALAATVFSAVLLVAVALALCVAKLS